CAACTGAGGATGATGCCTACGCTGTCTACAAGGAATTCGCCAAACTAAGGGGTTTCGGAGTTCGGAAGGGAGATGTAGCTCGTGTGAATGGGGTGTTGATTAGGAGAGACTTTTTCTGTCATCGCCAAGGTACAAGACATCCAAAGCACTACGACCGTCCTGAGCGAGTAAGGGAGGAGAGGTTGGAGAGTCGCACGGACTGCAAGGCTAAGTTGAAGATTTACTATGATATGCAGCGTAGTGTGTGGAGGGTGAGGAGCATCATGGACGAACACAACCACGAGCTTGCCCCAGCAGTGTTCGCACGTCTCCTGCCTAGCCATCGGAAGATGAGTGAGGGTGACAAGGCACAGGTGGATAGTTGGAAGCAGTTTGGGATCGCAACGTCGTAAATAATGGTTTACATGGCGGGGCAAGCTGGTGGGTATGGCATGCCCCGATTTACCAAAAGGGATGTGTATAATTATGTTCACGGGCAAAGGGTCGCGCGAGTAATCGACGGAGATGCGGCGGCAACTATCAGTTATTTGGAGGGAAAGGCAAATGCTGACATGAGGAGCGTGGCTAGATACACACGAACCCCGGACAATCGATTGGGCAGTTTATTTTGGGCTGACGGCGAGATGATGACGGATTATCAGATTTTTGGTGACGTCTTGGCCTTTGATTCGACATACCGATCTAACAAGTACAAGAAGCCATTGGTGGTTTTCTCCGGATCAAATCACCACAAACAAACAATTATATTTGGGTTTGCATTGTTGGAGGATGAGGAGGTCCGCACTTATAGGTGGTTGTTGCTAAACCTGCTAGATGTAATGGGGCAGAAGAAGCCGTTTGTAGTGGTGACTGACGGGGACAAGGCGATGCGCACTGCAATTGCGGAAGTGATTCCGACGGCGACACATAGACTCTGTGGTTGGCACTTGGAGAAGAATTGCCTCCAACGGGTGAAAGAGGAAGAATTTCGCAAGGTGTTTAGGAAAGCCATTTATGCAAACTTTGAAATAAGTGAGTTTGAGGATTACTGGAAGGCAGCCGTGGAGTCACTTGGCCTACATGATAACACTTGGGTTAAGTCCACGTATGAAAGCAGAGCAAGTTGGGCAATGGCGTACCTCAGGGGAACCTTCTGTGCGGGCTACAGGACGACCTCAAGATGTGAAGGGATCAATGCTTTCATTAAAGGCTTCCTTAAATCGACCGACAGCATTTTGGAACTTGTACATAGTTTAGATCGTGTTGTAAAGGACTATCGTAATAATGAAGTAACAGCTCGATTCTACTCCACCTACTATAGTCCGGTGCTTACCACTGGACTTGATTCCATCGAGCGGTCTGCATCGAAATTGTATAACAAGAGCCGTGTTTAGAGATGTGAAGAAACAAATTAAGGGTGTGGCTACGCTATTGTTTCGGGGTAAGGACAGCATCAGCACGACAACTGTGTACACATTCTCGCGAATGGGAAAACCAAACAAAGTGCACAAGGTATTGATTGACCCGAACGAGGAAAAAATAGAGTGTGAGTGTTCCATGTGGAACAGTGAAGGGATTCCTTGTAGTCATATCTTCTGTGCGATGAAATACGAGGGTTTGGAAGAAATACCGCCTGGTCTTATTTTGCGAAGATGGTGCAAGGAAGCAAAGGATTGTAGATCGACCCCGGTTGATAGTAAAGATGGCCCTGAAGGCCGTTTGCTTCGATATGGTGCCCTTTGTGGGGCAATGAGCTTAGTTGCACA
The sequence above is drawn from the Arachis hypogaea cultivar Tifrunner chromosome 4, arahy.Tifrunner.gnm2.J5K5, whole genome shotgun sequence genome and encodes:
- the LOC112797433 gene encoding protein FAR1-RELATED SEQUENCE 5 isoform X1, which translates into the protein MVYMAGQAGGYGMPRFTKRDVYNYVHGQRVARVIDGDAAATISYLEGKANADMRSVARYTRTPDNRLGSLFWADGEMMTDYQIFGDVLAFDSTYRSNKYKKPLVVFSGSNHHKQTIIFGFALLEDEEVRTYRWLLLNLLDVMGQKKPFVVVTDGDKAMRTAIAEVIPTATHRLCGWHLEKNCLQRVKEEEFRKVFRKAIYANFEISEFEDYWKAAVESLGLHDNTWVKSTYESRASWAMAYLRGTFCAGYRTTSRCEGINAFIKGFLKSTDSILELVHSLDRVVKDYRNNEVTARFYSTYYSPVLTTGLDSIERSASKLYNKSRV